In a genomic window of Clostridia bacterium:
- the coaD gene encoding pantetheine-phosphate adenylyltransferase, with amino-acid sequence MNAVFAGTFDPFTLGHLDIAQRAAKIYDNVLIAIAKSDEKHCMFDLKKREEIVRASLVSIKNVQVYTFDGLLTDFCKEHNVKILVRGLRTVNDFEYERSLAFVYKDLDPEIESVFFINNPKYSHIHSSLIRQLINQHADISTMVHKDAEKLIYDKRGI; translated from the coding sequence ATGAACGCGGTATTTGCAGGAACATTTGACCCTTTTACTTTAGGACATCTTGATATAGCCCAACGGGCAGCCAAAATTTATGATAATGTCTTGATTGCCATAGCCAAAAGCGATGAGAAACATTGTATGTTTGACTTGAAAAAACGTGAAGAAATAGTACGGGCTTCACTTGTTTCGATAAAAAATGTTCAAGTCTATACTTTTGATGGATTGCTTACCGATTTTTGTAAAGAACACAATGTCAAGATTTTGGTAAGAGGACTAAGAACAGTTAATGATTTTGAATATGAACGGTCATTGGCATTTGTTTATAAAGATCTTGATCCAGAAATTGAAAGCGTGTTTTTTATAAATAATCCAAAATATTCTCATATTCATAGTAGCTTAATTAGACAGCTGATAAATCAGCATGCTGATATTTCTACTATGGTGCATAAAGATGCAGAAAAACTTATATATGAT
- the rsmD gene encoding 16S rRNA (guanine(966)-N(2))-methyltransferase RsmD translates to MRIISGKYKGRKLISPKDQNIRPTSDRAKEAFFDIIQNDIFNSKFLDLFAGSGAIGIEAISRGAKSTFCDQNAQSIKLLKDNLNLIKEFADIYNCDALECIRRLHLKNEKFDFIYIDPPYMSNIETEVLQTLIKYPIMNKNAKIVIEHKADKELLIPQQNYIVNDIRKYGIAKLTFLSFLEKE, encoded by the coding sequence ATGAGAATTATTAGCGGAAAATATAAAGGACGAAAGCTGATTTCGCCAAAGGATCAAAATATTCGTCCTACTTCAGATAGAGCAAAAGAAGCGTTTTTTGATATTATTCAGAATGATATTTTTAATTCTAAGTTTTTAGATTTGTTTGCAGGCAGCGGTGCAATAGGTATTGAAGCCATAAGCCGGGGAGCAAAATCAACTTTTTGTGATCAAAATGCTCAGTCTATAAAACTTCTAAAAGATAATCTCAATCTTATAAAAGAGTTTGCAGATATTTATAATTGTGATGCTTTAGAATGTATAAGGCGATTACATTTAAAGAATGAAAAGTTTGATTTTATATATATTGATCCTCCTTATATGAGCAATATAGAAACAGAAGTATTGCAAACATTAATAAAATATCCTATAATGAATAAAAATGCAAAAATTGTAATAGAACACAAAGCTGATAAAGAATTATTAATTCCTCAGCAAAATTATATCGTTAACGATATAAGAAAATATGGAATTGCAAAACTTACTTTTTTGAGTTTTTTGGAGAAAGAATGA